In Candidatus Palauibacter australiensis, the following are encoded in one genomic region:
- a CDS encoding dicarboxylate/amino acid:cation symporter produces the protein MKVGLGGRILIGMLAGVGLGVVLGERVGAIQPLGDLFITLLILAAAPLVFFNLLAGLTSLTDLRTLGRLAGKTVGFFLTTELIALSLGLGAMALLRPGVGLRLTETVPEPVSGAVGEAPSVGDVLLDMIPTNVFRAFAEGNVVQIVILALMLGIATMALGAGPRARLATLFEDLAGLFRRLVHMILWIAPVGIGALVAVTVGRYGADLIGPMARFLAGLWGAQVVIVTGYMLLLRFFSDFRPARFLRATGSLWATTAATTSSLASLSVGLETAGRLDLPRRVYSFVLPLGAQLNKDGTSVMLAAVLLFTAQAAGVTFSPADFVTILLLGMLLSHGTGGVPGGGFVVALIYVQALNLPIEVAAIVGGIYRLVDMSNTTVNIMGDMVGAALVTRSEARRA, from the coding sequence ATGAAGGTGGGGCTGGGCGGGCGGATCCTCATTGGGATGCTCGCCGGCGTTGGCCTGGGCGTAGTCCTCGGCGAGCGCGTCGGCGCGATCCAGCCGCTGGGCGATCTCTTCATCACCCTCCTGATACTGGCGGCCGCCCCCCTCGTCTTCTTCAATCTCCTCGCGGGCCTGACCTCGCTCACGGACCTGCGGACGCTGGGGAGACTCGCGGGCAAGACCGTCGGTTTCTTTCTCACGACGGAACTCATCGCGCTCTCGCTGGGGCTGGGCGCCATGGCGCTCCTCCGCCCCGGCGTCGGCCTGCGGCTCACGGAAACGGTGCCGGAGCCGGTCTCGGGGGCGGTGGGCGAGGCCCCGTCGGTGGGCGATGTCCTCCTCGACATGATCCCGACGAACGTCTTCCGCGCCTTCGCCGAGGGGAACGTGGTGCAAATCGTCATCCTCGCGCTGATGCTGGGGATCGCGACCATGGCGCTGGGGGCCGGCCCGCGCGCTCGCCTCGCCACCCTGTTCGAGGACCTGGCGGGGCTCTTCCGGCGGCTCGTCCACATGATCCTGTGGATCGCACCCGTCGGGATCGGCGCCCTCGTCGCGGTCACGGTGGGCCGCTACGGGGCGGACCTGATCGGCCCGATGGCCCGCTTCCTCGCGGGACTCTGGGGGGCGCAGGTCGTCATCGTGACCGGGTACATGCTCCTGCTCAGGTTCTTCAGCGACTTCCGTCCCGCCCGCTTCCTGCGCGCTACCGGCTCCCTGTGGGCGACGACGGCCGCCACGACCTCCAGTCTCGCCTCGCTCTCGGTCGGGCTGGAGACGGCCGGCCGTCTCGACCTGCCGCGCCGCGTGTACTCCTTCGTCCTCCCCCTCGGGGCGCAGCTCAACAAGGACGGGACGTCGGTCATGCTCGCGGCCGTCCTCCTCTTCACGGCGCAGGCCGCCGGGGTCACCTTCTCCCCGGCGGACTTCGTCACCATCCTGCTCCTGGGCATGCTGCTCTCGCACGGGACGGGCGGGGTGCCGGGCGGCGGGTTCGTCGTCGCGCTCATCTACGTGCAGGCGCTGAACCTGCCGATCGAGGTCGCGGCGATCGTGGGCGGGATCTACCGGCTGGTGGACATGAGCAACACGACGGTGAACATCATGGGCGACATGGTCGGCGCGGCGCTCGTCACCCGCTCCGAAGCGAGGCGAGCGTGA